One Ignavibacterium sp. DNA segment encodes these proteins:
- a CDS encoding META domain-containing protein, with product MKKTIILSLFIAVVYIGCSSGPDFIPDQKQVQFITNGIWLGVFPCNDCEEIDYQLNLKDDYTFKERSFYKGRDEEALVDEGSWTFESDSVIMLSGADEDKLYLIGSKNLIRLNEYGERFESSVEAKYMLKKDMSTVKKFDESIDNDKDQPMKEKTELNPEFYQKKFVDGIDFFGRGNEPNWTLELDLEKNFVFSMMDGWTVSAPSVEGIKNQDLTLYRSKSESGELIITLIRENCQDNMSGEIFPYKVRVEAKKSADEKFQAFDGCGKFLADLRLYDIWVMEEMTGINLKKEKLQKGAPQFEFVLSDMRFNGHAGCNSFSGNITVSGDKISFGALLGTLMSCQNMKVEKAVVSALDQKTVSYSIDKMKLTLVSGKTKMVFKKVD from the coding sequence ATGAAAAAAACTATTATACTATCTCTGTTTATCGCTGTTGTTTATATCGGATGTTCATCTGGTCCTGATTTCATACCAGATCAAAAGCAGGTTCAGTTTATAACAAACGGAATTTGGCTTGGTGTATTCCCTTGTAATGATTGTGAAGAAATTGATTATCAGCTTAACTTAAAAGATGATTATACATTTAAGGAAAGATCTTTTTATAAAGGAAGAGATGAAGAAGCCCTGGTTGATGAGGGAAGCTGGACTTTTGAATCTGACTCTGTTATTATGTTAAGTGGAGCAGATGAAGATAAATTGTATTTAATCGGATCTAAAAACCTGATCCGCTTAAATGAATACGGTGAGCGATTTGAATCCTCTGTTGAAGCAAAGTATATGTTGAAAAAAGATATGAGCACTGTGAAAAAATTTGATGAATCTATTGACAATGATAAAGATCAGCCCATGAAAGAAAAGACTGAACTGAATCCTGAATTTTACCAGAAAAAGTTTGTTGATGGTATTGACTTCTTTGGCAGAGGGAATGAGCCAAACTGGACATTAGAGCTTGATCTTGAAAAGAACTTTGTTTTTTCAATGATGGATGGATGGACAGTTTCAGCCCCATCAGTTGAAGGTATTAAAAATCAGGATCTAACTTTGTACAGATCAAAATCCGAATCAGGAGAGCTTATAATTACTCTGATCAGGGAAAACTGCCAGGATAATATGTCCGGAGAAATATTCCCATATAAAGTTAGAGTAGAAGCAAAAAAATCGGCTGATGAAAAATTTCAAGCCTTTGATGGATGTGGAAAATTTCTTGCTGACCTGCGTTTATATGATATCTGGGTAATGGAAGAAATGACCGGCATCAATCTAAAAAAAGAGAAACTGCAAAAAGGTGCTCCGCAATTTGAATTTGTTTTATCCGATATGAGATTTAACGGGCATGCTGGTTGTAATAGTTTTTCCGGAAATATCACAGTATCGGGCGATAAAATTTCTTTTGGTGCATTGCTTGGAACACTTATGAGTTGTCAAAATATGAAGGTAGAAAAAGCAGTAGTAAGCGCATTAGATCAAAAGACAGTTAGCTATTCAATTGATAAGAT
- the trxA gene encoding thioredoxin, whose product MTESLTKETFLTKVFDYEKNQDWKFNGELPAIIDFWAPWCGPCRMVGPVLEELSEEYKGKINIYKVNTDEEQELGAVFGIRSIPSILFVPVVGQPKMAVGALPKESLKQAIENELLIKAS is encoded by the coding sequence ATGACTGAGTCGTTAACGAAAGAAACTTTTTTAACAAAAGTTTTTGATTATGAAAAAAATCAGGATTGGAAATTTAATGGAGAGCTTCCTGCAATTATAGATTTTTGGGCGCCATGGTGTGGTCCGTGCAGAATGGTTGGGCCGGTACTCGAGGAGCTTTCCGAAGAATACAAAGGCAAGATAAACATTTATAAAGTAAATACTGATGAAGAACAAGAATTAGGAGCAGTATTTGGAATCAGAAGTATTCCATCTATACTATTTGTTCCGGTAGTTGGACAGCCAAAGATGGCTGTGGGTGCTCTTCCAAAGGAATCCTTAAAACAAGCAATCGAAAATGAATTATTAATTAAAGCATCTTAA
- a CDS encoding DUF302 domain-containing protein, producing the protein MQYGFSKTTDYSFDQAIDKVTEELKKEGFGVLTTINVKDTLKKKIDVDFKNYTILGACNPPFAHQVLQAEEEIGLLLPCNVIVYEKDDKTVVSVFDPMIMTAVIDNPKVKTVAEEVKKKLERVFKAV; encoded by the coding sequence ATGCAATACGGTTTTTCTAAAACAACAGATTATAGCTTTGATCAGGCAATTGATAAAGTAACTGAAGAGTTGAAAAAAGAAGGGTTCGGAGTTCTAACAACTATTAATGTTAAAGATACATTAAAGAAAAAGATTGATGTTGATTTCAAGAATTACACTATTCTTGGCGCTTGCAATCCGCCTTTTGCACATCAGGTGCTGCAGGCTGAGGAAGAGATTGGTTTGCTTTTACCTTGTAATGTAATCGTTTATGAAAAAGATGATAAAACAGTTGTTTCGGTTTTTGATCCGATGATTATGACAGCAGTAATAGACAATCCAAAGGTCAAAACGGTTGCAGAAGAAGTTAAGAAAAAATTAGAGCGGGTTTTTAAAGCAGTTTAA
- a CDS encoding rhodanese-like domain-containing protein, with the protein MTTGQIFLYVFIALIIFYIGKKVYLIKSIKQYSPADAYAKVKKERNVVFLDVRTERERKQSSIKGSYHIPVTDLKEKEQELKKFKDAEIICYCQTGNRSLNAASKLKKMGFNATNLSGGMVRWNATGLK; encoded by the coding sequence ATGACAACAGGACAGATATTTCTTTATGTATTTATTGCTCTTATCATCTTTTATATTGGTAAAAAAGTTTACCTGATAAAATCAATTAAACAATATTCGCCGGCTGATGCTTATGCAAAGGTAAAGAAAGAGCGTAATGTTGTTTTTCTTGATGTAAGAACTGAAAGAGAAAGAAAACAAAGTTCAATTAAAGGCTCTTATCATATACCCGTTACAGATTTAAAAGAAAAAGAACAGGAATTGAAAAAGTTTAAGGATGCAGAGATAATCTGTTACTGTCAAACCGGAAACCGAAGTCTTAATGCTGCATCTAAACTAAAGAAAATGGGATTTAATGCTACAAATTTAAGCGGAGGAATGGTTCGTTGGAACGCAACAGGTTTGAAATAA
- a CDS encoding MFS transporter — MDIKNKFKELKSGFQLPFWVANGMELFERLAYYGQQIVFMIYMRNKLGFSESEAGQLSGIFGGLIYLLPILGGTLADKWGFRRAFSVAFSILALGYFLIGSVGMSAFSGIYDGMDLYWLMMAFLIFTAFGGSFIKPAVLGTVAVSTTSETKSLGFAIYYWLVNVGAVIGPTLAYFVRNSFGNEFVYVVSALSCLAMLIVNIFLYKEIKGTAPEVVESLGKKIVNLFVVLANVRFMIFLLIYSLYWIIFWQEFIIIPYYITDFISADAPYEIVQSWSAGGAIILLQIPINRLTKNIPTRNAILIGFALSSLIWIIIGIYPSIPTIAAGIVAFAIGEMTQAPRYYEYISEIAPPGQQGLFQGYAFLPIAIARFVGDPLGGWLYQSSKASGKPELVWIVLIGIGVLATILMWLYNKFLAIKEA; from the coding sequence GTGGATATAAAAAACAAATTTAAAGAGCTTAAGTCAGGATTCCAGCTACCTTTCTGGGTTGCAAATGGAATGGAGTTGTTTGAACGATTGGCTTACTATGGTCAGCAGATTGTTTTTATGATTTATATGCGTAATAAACTTGGTTTTAGTGAATCTGAGGCAGGGCAGCTTTCCGGAATATTTGGCGGGCTGATTTATCTGCTTCCAATACTTGGTGGAACACTTGCGGACAAATGGGGATTCAGGCGTGCTTTTAGTGTTGCATTTTCTATTCTTGCATTAGGCTATTTTTTAATTGGCTCTGTTGGAATGAGTGCGTTTTCCGGAATTTATGATGGAATGGATTTGTATTGGCTGATGATGGCATTTTTAATTTTTACAGCATTCGGCGGTTCTTTCATAAAGCCTGCTGTGTTAGGAACTGTTGCAGTTTCCACAACCTCTGAAACAAAATCCCTTGGCTTTGCTATTTATTACTGGCTTGTTAATGTGGGCGCAGTTATTGGTCCTACTTTAGCTTATTTTGTCAGAAACAGTTTCGGTAACGAGTTCGTTTATGTTGTTTCGGCATTAAGCTGCTTAGCAATGCTTATTGTAAATATTTTTTTATATAAAGAAATAAAGGGAACAGCTCCCGAAGTTGTAGAATCACTTGGGAAAAAGATTGTCAATCTGTTTGTGGTTCTTGCAAATGTCCGGTTTATGATTTTTCTTTTAATCTATTCTTTGTATTGGATTATCTTTTGGCAGGAGTTTATAATTATACCATATTACATAACAGATTTTATCAGCGCTGATGCTCCTTATGAAATCGTTCAATCCTGGTCTGCCGGCGGCGCAATTATTCTTCTTCAAATTCCAATTAACCGTTTAACAAAAAACATTCCGACAAGAAACGCTATACTCATTGGCTTTGCTCTCTCAAGTCTAATCTGGATTATAATTGGAATATATCCCAGCATTCCAACAATTGCGGCAGGAATAGTTGCATTTGCAATCGGTGAAATGACACAGGCTCCGAGATACTACGAGTATATTTCTGAAATCGCACCCCCGGGTCAACAGGGGTTGTTTCAAGGATACGCTTTTCTTCCGATAGCAATTGCAAGATTTGTTGGTGATCCGCTCGGCGGATGGTTGTATCAATCATCAAAAGCTTCGGGTAAGCCAGAATTAGTTTGGATTGTATTAATCGGAATAGGAGTTCTTGCAACAATCTTAATGTGGCTCTATAATAAATTTTTAGCCATAAAAGAAGCTTAA
- the rsxC gene encoding electron transport complex subunit RsxC, translated as MSPKTFPGGIHPKEYKELTEHLAFETIPIPGEITLPLSMHLGKEAKALVKKGDEVQSGQMIAQAEGFVSAPVHSSIAGKVISLGREHNSSGFPKDSIVIKTNETVESQKFLFTSLNPETVTPDEIRERVALAGIVGQGGAAFPTSVKLSPPKDKTIEVVILNGCECEPYLTRDFRFMIERPDDLISGLKLIMKALGVNRGVIGIEDNKPDAIELLSNKVKYEQGLQVVSLKTKYPQGAEKMLIKAVTGKEVPPGKLPMDVGAVIQNIGTAIAIHDAIVKGEVLITAALTVSGKGIKNPKNLIVPVGTPIQDVIDYCGGVTDDAMKIVVGGPMMGVAQFDLRAPVMKATSGILVLTKDEVSQNPETPCLRCGQCIEACPLNLMPTKLARFSQLNRYEDAEGAGITVCMECGTCAYTCPANIPLVQWIRLGKQKVLQMQKERIASAK; from the coding sequence ATGAGTCCAAAAACATTTCCAGGCGGCATTCATCCAAAAGAATATAAAGAGCTAACCGAACACCTTGCTTTTGAAACCATTCCAATACCCGGCGAAATAACGCTTCCTCTTTCTATGCATCTTGGCAAAGAAGCAAAGGCTCTTGTAAAAAAAGGAGATGAAGTTCAATCCGGACAAATGATTGCTCAGGCAGAAGGATTTGTTTCTGCTCCTGTTCACTCTTCTATTGCCGGCAAAGTTATAAGTCTTGGCAGAGAACATAATTCAAGTGGGTTTCCGAAAGATTCAATAGTGATTAAAACAAACGAAACCGTTGAATCACAAAAATTTCTTTTTACTTCCTTAAATCCCGAAACTGTTACACCTGATGAAATAAGAGAACGAGTTGCGCTTGCAGGAATTGTAGGACAGGGCGGCGCTGCATTTCCAACCTCTGTTAAACTTTCTCCGCCAAAAGATAAAACAATTGAGGTGGTAATACTTAACGGATGCGAATGTGAGCCATATCTTACAAGAGATTTTCGTTTTATGATAGAACGACCTGATGATTTGATTTCTGGATTAAAATTAATAATGAAAGCACTTGGCGTTAATCGTGGTGTAATCGGGATTGAAGATAACAAACCAGATGCGATTGAACTCTTATCAAACAAAGTAAAGTATGAGCAGGGATTGCAGGTTGTATCGTTAAAAACAAAATATCCCCAAGGTGCTGAAAAGATGCTGATTAAAGCTGTAACCGGCAAAGAAGTTCCTCCCGGTAAACTTCCAATGGATGTTGGTGCTGTGATACAGAATATCGGAACTGCAATAGCAATACACGATGCAATCGTTAAAGGCGAAGTTTTAATTACTGCAGCACTAACTGTTTCAGGTAAAGGAATAAAGAATCCCAAAAATTTAATTGTGCCTGTTGGAACACCAATTCAAGATGTGATTGATTATTGCGGCGGCGTAACTGATGATGCAATGAAAATTGTTGTAGGCGGTCCAATGATGGGCGTTGCACAGTTTGATCTTCGGGCACCGGTAATGAAAGCAACATCCGGAATTTTAGTTTTAACAAAGGATGAAGTTTCACAAAATCCTGAAACACCCTGCTTAAGATGCGGACAGTGCATAGAGGCTTGTCCATTAAACTTAATGCCGACAAAGCTTGCACGCTTTTCTCAGTTGAACAGATATGAAGATGCTGAAGGAGCAGGAATAACTGTTTGTATGGAGTGTGGAACGTGTGCCTATACTTGTCCGGCAAATATTCCCTTGGTACAGTGGATAAGATTAGGAAAACAAAAAGTATTACAAATGCAGAAAGAAAGAATTGCATCCGCCAAGTGA
- a CDS encoding RnfABCDGE type electron transport complex subunit D, which translates to METTTTIEPKQKVYFDLTTSPHLHSKWSTSKVMWFVVAALFPSIAAALIFFGWTQIFIILTAVVFAVGTEVSIQVIRKKQITWFDGSAALTGLLLALTLPPNFSLSATAIGSVIAIGLGKQIFGGLGYNIFNPALVGRAFLQAAFPVQITTWVKPNFSVDSVTSATPLAALKFDKIFTDTTTMAVGNIGGSLGETSAIAVLIGGILLIAVGIVNWRIPISMIIGMVVFGGIFWMIDPQNPTPVFHIFAGSFLFGAMFMATDWVTSPITNKGMWVFGFGISLVLIVIRIYGGLPEGVMYSILFMNGFVPLINRYTKPTIFGVVKEAKSK; encoded by the coding sequence ATGGAAACAACTACTACTATAGAACCAAAACAAAAAGTTTATTTTGATTTAACAACATCGCCGCATTTACACTCTAAATGGTCAACATCTAAAGTAATGTGGTTTGTTGTTGCTGCATTGTTCCCATCAATTGCTGCAGCATTAATTTTTTTCGGCTGGACACAGATATTTATCATACTTACTGCGGTTGTATTTGCAGTTGGAACAGAAGTCTCTATTCAGGTGATAAGAAAAAAACAAATTACATGGTTTGATGGAAGTGCTGCATTAACCGGACTGCTGCTTGCGTTAACTCTTCCTCCAAATTTTTCTTTATCTGCTACTGCAATCGGCTCGGTGATTGCAATTGGATTGGGAAAACAAATATTTGGCGGATTAGGTTATAACATTTTTAATCCCGCTTTAGTTGGAAGAGCCTTTTTACAAGCTGCATTTCCTGTTCAAATAACAACCTGGGTAAAACCAAATTTTTCGGTTGATTCTGTTACAAGTGCAACTCCGCTTGCTGCATTAAAGTTTGATAAGATTTTTACCGATACAACAACAATGGCTGTTGGAAATATCGGCGGCTCACTTGGCGAAACATCTGCAATTGCAGTTCTTATTGGCGGCATTTTATTAATTGCTGTTGGAATTGTTAATTGGAGAATTCCTATTTCTATGATAATCGGAATGGTTGTGTTTGGTGGAATTTTCTGGATGATTGATCCGCAAAACCCAACGCCGGTTTTTCACATCTTTGCCGGAAGTTTTCTTTTTGGTGCAATGTTTATGGCTACAGACTGGGTAACATCGCCAATTACAAATAAAGGTATGTGGGTTTTTGGCTTTGGGATTTCTCTTGTGCTTATAGTGATAAGAATTTATGGCGGCTTACCTGAAGGTGTTATGTATTCAATCTTATTTATGAATGGTTTTGTTCCTCTTATTAACAGATATACTAAGCCGACAATTTTCGGTGTTGTAAAGGAGGCTAAAAGCAAATGA
- a CDS encoding FMN-binding protein, whose translation MKQIAAIIAALTIIGVIAGGSLSLVNNWAAPKIAINLKAETERAIFLVHPDGKRYEEIKKAGFEVYKVFNEKDSLLGYSLVYEGNGFQGKIKLMIGLTEDLNKTTSIEILEQSETPGLGTKILEPPYKDQYNGLDVNPAIKLVKGIEPSSPNEVQSITGATISSRAVVAIVNEGIAKLKSIENKGALK comes from the coding sequence ATGAAGCAGATAGCAGCAATAATTGCAGCACTAACTATTATCGGAGTAATTGCCGGCGGTTCGCTTTCGCTTGTTAATAACTGGGCTGCACCTAAAATTGCAATCAATCTGAAAGCTGAAACAGAGCGTGCAATTTTTCTTGTTCATCCTGACGGCAAAAGATATGAAGAGATTAAAAAAGCAGGATTTGAAGTTTATAAAGTTTTTAACGAAAAAGATTCTTTGCTTGGATATTCGCTTGTGTATGAAGGCAATGGATTTCAGGGTAAAATAAAACTGATGATCGGCTTAACAGAAGACTTAAATAAAACTACTTCAATTGAAATACTTGAACAATCAGAAACACCCGGGCTTGGAACTAAAATTCTTGAACCGCCATACAAAGATCAATATAATGGATTGGACGTTAATCCAGCAATAAAACTTGTAAAGGGTATAGAACCATCCAGTCCAAACGAAGTTCAATCAATAACCGGTGCAACCATCTCGTCAAGAGCTGTTGTTGCGATTGTTAACGAAGGAATTGCAAAATTGAAAAGCATTGAAAACAAAGGAGCATTAAAATGA
- a CDS encoding electron transport complex subunit E, with the protein MKKQVTLLREFTKGLWEINPTFKQILGMCPTLAVTVSAINGIAMALATTFVLVFSSLMISLVRKLIPNQVRIASYIVIIATFVTIVDLVMKAQFVELSKALGPFIPLIVVNCIILGRAEAFASKNGPLRSVLDALGNGAGFFISLFVLGSIREIIGSRTILGYQVLPDGFEPWLIMILPAGAFLALGLLMGFANLYIERKKNLVRESLIAQYRRVGKEEITDEVLKEAGV; encoded by the coding sequence ATGAAAAAACAAGTTACGCTCCTAAGAGAATTTACAAAGGGATTGTGGGAAATCAATCCGACCTTTAAACAAATACTTGGAATGTGCCCGACTCTTGCAGTTACAGTTTCTGCAATAAACGGAATTGCAATGGCACTGGCAACAACCTTTGTGCTTGTGTTTTCGAGCCTGATGATATCACTTGTCAGAAAACTAATTCCTAATCAGGTAAGAATAGCCTCATACATTGTTATCATCGCCACATTTGTTACAATAGTTGATCTTGTAATGAAAGCACAATTTGTGGAGCTGAGCAAAGCACTCGGTCCATTCATTCCCCTTATAGTTGTTAATTGTATAATCCTCGGAAGGGCAGAGGCATTTGCATCTAAGAATGGTCCGCTAAGATCGGTGCTTGATGCACTTGGAAACGGAGCTGGATTTTTTATTTCGCTGTTTGTTCTTGGAAGCATCAGAGAAATTATCGGGTCCAGAACAATTCTTGGATATCAGGTACTACCAGATGGATTTGAACCATGGTTAATTATGATTTTACCGGCAGGTGCATTTTTGGCGCTCGGTTTATTGATGGGTTTTGCAAATCTGTATATTGAAAGAAAAAAGAATCTTGTTAGAGAATCGCTGATTGCTCAATATAGAAGAGTAGGCAAAGAAGAAATAACTGATGAAGTATTAAAAGAAGCAGGAGTTTAA
- the rsxA gene encoding electron transport complex subunit RsxA — protein MELLLIFISAALVNNFVLSYFLGICPFIGVSNKTSSAISMGMATTFVMALTAVVSWLLFNLVLVPFKLEFLQIPSFILVIAALVQFVEMVIKKVSQPLYRALGIFLPLITTNCAILGLALLASMREYDFLESVVFGVGAGAGFTLALVIMAGIREELDLADVPKPFQGAPITLIVAGILALAFMGFAGMI, from the coding sequence ATGGAACTGTTATTAATTTTTATCTCGGCTGCTTTGGTAAACAATTTTGTTCTCTCATACTTTCTGGGTATATGTCCGTTTATTGGAGTTTCAAACAAAACATCTTCTGCAATTTCAATGGGAATGGCTACTACTTTTGTGATGGCACTTACTGCAGTTGTAAGCTGGCTGTTGTTCAATCTTGTTCTTGTGCCGTTTAAGCTTGAGTTTTTACAAATACCATCTTTCATTTTGGTAATTGCTGCACTGGTTCAGTTTGTTGAAATGGTTATTAAAAAGGTTTCGCAGCCTCTTTATCGTGCACTTGGAATTTTTCTTCCGCTGATAACTACCAACTGTGCGATACTTGGTCTGGCATTGCTTGCTTCAATGCGCGAATATGATTTTCTGGAAAGTGTTGTGTTTGGAGTTGGCGCCGGTGCGGGTTTTACGCTTGCCCTTGTGATAATGGCAGGAATAAGAGAAGAGCTTGATTTAGCAGATGTTCCAAAACCGTTTCAAGGGGCTCCAATTACTTTAATTGTTGCAGGAATTCTTGCGCTTGCCTTTATGGGCTTTGCCGGAATGATTTAG
- a CDS encoding NusG domain II-containing protein, whose translation MEKFYDSFKIFRLKFDNKGDKMMSRRNFLKIAGLSSIALGAGFTAGKLVKSKKSVYFAVHGFIPADEQVIASIITAFKNKVKCNSEPVVISDSKIGEMINRIDLRSKKEYFTNTGSVTYRLTRINKLIDSDIIISDAHNSVYSVDDLNSAFENIRAGLKYKKSDIIFTAEYKETDFITSLFNSDKREVVIENEKGLVDKISLDKNYKNIVIDGMQGKTGLKIENGLAQVHTSSCRYGICKHSIASGVGNIIACAPNKILIKIV comes from the coding sequence ATGGAAAAATTTTATGATTCGTTTAAAATTTTTCGACTTAAGTTTGATAATAAAGGAGATAAAATGATGTCGCGAAGAAATTTCTTAAAGATTGCGGGATTATCATCAATTGCACTTGGTGCCGGGTTTACTGCAGGTAAACTTGTGAAAAGTAAAAAATCAGTTTACTTTGCTGTACATGGATTCATTCCTGCTGATGAACAAGTAATCGCAAGTATAATTACAGCATTTAAGAATAAGGTTAAATGTAATTCCGAGCCTGTTGTAATTTCTGATTCAAAGATTGGAGAGATGATAAATCGAATTGATTTGAGATCGAAAAAAGAATACTTCACTAATACCGGTTCTGTTACATACAGATTAACAAGGATAAATAAGTTAATTGATTCGGATATTATTATCAGTGACGCACATAATTCTGTTTATTCTGTTGATGATCTGAACTCTGCTTTTGAAAATATCAGAGCAGGATTAAAGTACAAAAAATCGGATATTATTTTTACTGCCGAATATAAAGAAACAGATTTTATCACTTCATTATTTAACTCTGATAAAAGAGAAGTTGTAATAGAAAATGAAAAAGGTCTGGTTGACAAAATTTCTTTAGATAAAAACTATAAAAATATTGTGATTGATGGGATGCAAGGTAAAACGGGATTGAAAATAGAAAACGGACTTGCACAAGTTCATACTTCAAGCTGCAGATACGGGATTTGTAAACATTCTATTGCAAGCGGAGTTGGAAATATAATCGCTTGTGCACCGAATAAAATTTTAATAAAAATTGTATGA
- a CDS encoding FAD:protein FMN transferase encodes MALNKNKITYSISWVILSTVLFLIGFFIARNSDDEIKTIKRTQIILGTIVEMQLRDADDKKADDAISKAFAEMRRIDDLFTTFNDQSPVSQINNSADTIITVEPEIFNLIVLCDSITKLSDGCFDVSLNNITKAWGFYTDDPKLPEKAVIDSALIHSGWTNIRLLDDNKIIKHKNAGLNFGAIAKGYAVDRAINVFKKLGLKEALVNAGGEVSVIGNNWAVGIQHSREINSIIKKIKLNEYTVATSGDYEQYFEVDGVRYHHILNPQTGYPSTGLQSVTIINKSNAFADALATAVFVMGKVKGMKLIESLDDTEVMMIDDEGKIYYSAGFEKFIVD; translated from the coding sequence GTGGCATTAAACAAAAATAAAATCACTTACTCTATAAGCTGGGTGATTTTATCAACAGTTCTTTTTCTTATTGGATTTTTCATCGCAAGAAACAGCGACGATGAAATAAAAACAATTAAGCGAACACAAATTATACTTGGAACGATTGTCGAAATGCAGCTGCGGGATGCTGATGATAAAAAAGCCGATGATGCAATTTCAAAAGCTTTTGCTGAGATGAGAAGGATTGACGATCTGTTTACAACCTTTAATGATCAAAGTCCTGTATCACAAATCAATAACTCGGCAGATACAATAATTACAGTAGAACCTGAAATCTTTAATTTAATTGTTCTTTGTGATTCAATCACAAAATTATCAGACGGTTGTTTTGATGTAAGCCTTAACAATATTACGAAAGCATGGGGATTTTATACTGATGATCCTAAGCTGCCGGAGAAAGCTGTAATTGATTCTGCCTTAATACACAGCGGATGGACTAACATCAGACTTTTAGATGATAATAAGATTATTAAGCATAAAAATGCAGGGCTGAATTTTGGTGCAATTGCAAAAGGTTATGCCGTTGACAGAGCAATTAACGTTTTTAAGAAACTTGGATTAAAAGAAGCGCTGGTTAATGCCGGCGGCGAAGTAAGTGTAATAGGAAATAATTGGGCAGTAGGAATTCAGCATTCAAGAGAAATTAATTCAATCATTAAGAAAATAAAACTTAATGAGTACACAGTTGCAACTTCAGGAGATTATGAACAGTATTTTGAAGTTGATGGAGTTCGTTATCACCATATCCTTAATCCTCAAACCGGATATCCATCAACAGGATTGCAGAGTGTTACGATAATAAATAAATCAAACGCTTTTGCTGATGCACTTGCAACTGCGGTTTTTGTAATGGGAAAAGTAAAAGGAATGAAATTAATTGAATCTCTTGATGACACAGAAGTGATGATGATTGACGATGAAGGGAAAATTTATTACTCAGCAGGGTTTGAAAAATTTATTGTGGATTGA
- a CDS encoding RnfABCDGE type electron transport complex subunit B — protein MDTTLIIAIATMGGLGFIFAGALALADKKLRVEEDPRIAEINEVLPNANCGGCGCAGCYDFASKVVNGEVKINGCPVGGQEVVDEIARILGLESTQSVKLVARILCNGGNLEAAKKEGTEYIGPQSCAVKTIVAGGEKMCLYGCLGGGDCVEACQFGAIFMNENGLPVVVEELCNGCGQCAEACPRGVIEIHPEDRELFVFCKNHDDPKRSKEVCSVSCFGCAICARKSDGAIEMRDFLPEIDYSKLDLSKIPIDKCKTGAIRLVHPEKAAEVFEKENIEIKIN, from the coding sequence ATGGATACAACATTAATAATTGCAATAGCCACAATGGGTGGATTAGGGTTTATCTTTGCAGGTGCATTGGCACTTGCGGATAAGAAACTACGTGTAGAAGAGGACCCAAGAATCGCTGAAATAAATGAAGTGCTGCCAAATGCAAACTGCGGCGGCTGCGGATGTGCAGGCTGTTATGATTTTGCCAGTAAGGTTGTTAATGGAGAAGTAAAAATTAATGGTTGCCCCGTTGGAGGACAGGAAGTTGTTGATGAGATTGCAAGAATACTCGGATTGGAAAGTACTCAAAGTGTAAAACTTGTTGCTCGTATTCTTTGCAACGGCGGAAATTTGGAAGCTGCAAAAAAAGAAGGAACAGAATATATTGGTCCGCAAAGCTGCGCAGTAAAAACAATTGTAGCAGGCGGAGAAAAGATGTGCTTATATGGATGCCTTGGCGGCGGTGATTGTGTTGAAGCATGTCAGTTTGGCGCAATATTTATGAATGAAAACGGATTACCTGTGGTTGTTGAGGAACTGTGTAATGGCTGTGGTCAGTGTGCTGAAGCATGTCCGCGCGGCGTAATTGAAATTCATCCAGAAGACAGGGAGTTATTTGTCTTTTGTAAAAATCATGATGATCCTAAAAGATCAAAAGAAGTATGCAGTGTATCATGCTTTGGCTGTGCAATCTGTGCGCGTAAATCTGACGGTGCAATCGAGATGAGAGATTTTCTGCCGGAAATTGATTACTCAAAATTAGACCTGAGCAAAATTCCCATTGATAAATGTAAAACCGGGGCAATAAGATTAGTGCATCCTGAAAAAGCTGCAGAAGTATTTGAGAAAGAGAATATAGAGATTAAAATTAATTGA